Proteins co-encoded in one Malus domestica chromosome 09, GDT2T_hap1 genomic window:
- the LOC103426213 gene encoding aspartic proteinase PCS1-like — MYLSLKTMFFNLLTIFIFFLVSPSHSISIPKDDQNKHQNKLNNNDTSAFSLSFPLTTSPLSLSPPNTSKTFHASLVSNSKQNPRLSRRSAGGATVKNPSYNYKISFKYSMALIVSLPIGTPPQTQQMVLDTGSQLSWIQCHNKTPKPRPPPPPTASFDPSLSSTFSVLPCTHPICKPRVPDFTLPTSCDRNRLCHYSYFYADGTLAEGNLVREKFTFSRSVSTPPLILGCAKDTSDTKGILGMNLGRLSFASQAKVTKFSYCVPNRPARTGSNMPTGSFYLGHNPNSAGFRYVDLLTFGQSQRMPNLDPLAYTVVMVGIRIGGKMLKIQPSIFRPDASGAGQTMIDSGSEFTYFVDEAYSKVREEIVRLAGAKLKKGYVYAGVSDMCFDGDSMEIGRLIGDMAFVFAKGVEIVTPKEQILAEVGRGVRCVAVGQSNMLGASSNIIGNFHQRNQWVEFDLANRRVGFGRADCSRSI, encoded by the coding sequence ATGTACCTCTCTCTCAAAACCATGTTCTTTAATCTTCTCAcgatcttcatcttcttcctcgtcTCTCCTTCTCATTCGATTTCCATCCCGAAAGATGATCAGAacaagcaccaaaacaagttgAACAACAACGACACTAgtgctttttctctctctttccctctcactACTtctccactttctctctctcctccaaacACGTCCAAAACATTTCATGCCTCTCTCGTTTCAAACTCCAAGCAAAACCCTAGACTGTCCAGAAGATCGGCTGgtggtgctacagtaaaaaatcCGTCGTACAACTACAAGATTTCGTTCAAGTATTCAATGGCTCTGATCGTTTCTCTCCCTATCGGAACTCCGCCGCAGACCCAACAGATGGTTTTGGACACCGGAAGCCAACTCTCATGGATTCAGTGCCACAACAAGACCCCCAAACCACGGCCACCTCCTCCTCCCACAGCGTCTTTtgacccttctctctcttccaccTTCTCTGTTTTGCCTTGCACTCACCCTATTTGCAAACCCCGGGTTCCCGATTTTACCCTCCCAACCTCTTGCGACCGAAACCGCCTCTGCCACTATTCCTACTTCTACGCCGACGGTACTCTCGCTGAGGGCAATCTCGTCCGAGAAAAATTCACCTTTTCTCGTTCCGTAAGTACCCCTCCCTTGATTCTTGGTTGTGCTAAGGACACCAGTGACACCAAGGGTATTCTGGGTATGAATCTTGGGCGGCTATCATTCGCTTCCCAAGCAAAAGTTACCAAGTTCTCCTACTGCGTACCTAACCGACCGGCTCGAACCGGGTCCAATATGCCGACCGGGAGTTTCTACTTGGGCCACAACCCGAATTCTGCGGGATTCCGATACGTTGACCTTTTGACCTTTGGTCAAAGTCAACGCATGCCGAATTTGGACCCCCTTGCCTATACAGTTGTAATGGTGGGGATAAGAATTGGTGGGAAAATGTTGAAAATTCAACCCTCCATATTCCGACCCGATGCCAGCGGGGCGGGTCAGACTATGATTGATTCAGGTTCTGAGTTCACTTATTTTGTGGATGAAGCGTATAGTAAGGTGAGGGAAGAGATTGTGAGACTGGCGGGAGCAAAGTTGAAAAAGGGTTACGTGTATGCAGGTGTGTCCGACATGTGTTTTGATGGTGATAGCATGGAGATCGGGCGGTTGATAGGAGACATGGCATTTGTGTTTGCTAAAGGTGTGGAGATTGTGACGCCAAAAGAACAAATTCTAGCCGAAGTAGGGCGCGGAGTCCGTTGCGTTGCAGTCGGACAGTCCAACATGCTTGGTGCCTCCAGCAATATAATTGGAAATTTTCATCAGAGGAATCAATGGGTTGAATTTGATCTGGCAAATCGTAGAGTTGGGTTCGGTAGGGCTGATTGTAGTAGAtcaatatga
- the LOC103444223 gene encoding serine hydroxymethyltransferase 3, chloroplastic-like → MQACGGAAVMGSLQQPTWTKGTIFQNKGLTVSGFSHQLKLNCVKPVRSSSYIEGSLVAGRPSSSVSVPMPEIGGNGSSFVDNGLSEADPEVRAIIDMEKQRQFKSLELIASENFTYRAVMEAVGSCLTNKYSEGLPGKRYYGGNEHIDELETLCQRRALDAFHLDGKKWGVNVQPLSGSPANFEVYTAILKPHDRLMGLDLSHGGHLSHGFMTPKRRVSGTSIYFESMSYRLNESTGLVDYDKLEEMADRFKPKLIIAGASAYPRDFDYPRMRKIADSVGAFLMMDMAHISGLVAASVLANPFDYCDIVTTTTHKSLRGPRGGMIFFKKDTVLGVDLETAINNAVFPGLQGGPHNHTIGGLAVCLKYAQSPEFKAYQNQVVSNCRALASRLTELGYKLVSGGSDNHLVLVDLRPLGIDGARVEKILDMASITLNKNSVPGDKSAVVPGGIRIGSPAMTTRGFTEKEFIAVADYIHEGVQIAIDAKRAASGSKLQDFMKFVASPEFSLKDRVSDLQRRVEALTTQFPLPGV, encoded by the exons ATGCAGGCTTGTGGTGGAGCGGCAGTGATGGGTTCTCTCCAACAGCCCACTTGGACCAAAGGaacaatttttcaaaacaaGGGGCTTACTGTTAGTGGATTTTCACATCAACTAAAGCTCAATTGTGTGAAGCCCGTTAGATCTTCTTCTTACATTGAAGGAAGTTTGGTTGCTGGAAGGCCCTCCTCTTCTGTCTCTGTGCCTATGCCTGAAATTGGCG GTAATGGAAGCAGTTTTGTAGACAatgggttaagtgaggctgaccCTGAGGTGCGTGCTATTATTGATATGGAGAAGCAGCGACAGTTCAAGAGTCTTGAGCTTATTGCCTCAGAAAATTTTACTTATCGGGCAGTGATGGAGGCAGTTGGCTCATGTCTCACGAACAAGTATTCAGAAGGATTACCAGGTAAAAG GTACTACGGTGGAAATGAGCATATTGATGAGCTTGAAACACTTTGCCAAAGGAGGGCTCTTGATGCATTTCACTTAGATGGAAAGAAGTGGGGTGTTAATGTTCAACCATTATCTGGTTCTCCTGCTAATTTTGAGGTTTATACTGCAATTCTTAAACCTCATGATCGTCTCATG GGTTTGGACTTGTCTCACGGAGGACATTTGTCTCATGGTTTCATGACTCCTAAAAGACGGGTATCAGGCACATCCATTTATTTTGAGTCCATGTCATATCGACTCAATGAATCCACAG GTCTGGTTGATTATGATAAGCTTGAGGAAATGGCTGACCGATTTAAACCAAAACTCATTATTGCCGGGGCTAGTGCTTATCCTCGAGATTTTGACTATCCTCGCATGAGGAAG ATTGCGGATTCTGTCGGTGCTTTTCTTATGATGGATATGGCTCACATAAGTGGGCTTGTTGCTGCTTCTGTGCTTGCAAATCCCTTTGACTACTGCGATATTGTGACCACAACAACACACAAG TCTTTAAGAGGTCCAAGGGGTGGGATGATCTTCTTCAAGAAAGATACAGTTCTCGGGGTTGATTTAGAAACTGCCATTAACAATGCTGTTTTTCCAGGTTTACAG GGTGGTCCTCATAACCACACTATTGGGGGCCTTGCAGTTTGCTTGAAGTATGCACAGTCCCCAGAATTTAAGGCTTACCAGAACCAG GTGGTATCTAATTGCAGGGCTCTTGCTAGCCGATTAACTGAACTTGGATACAAACTAGTTTCTGGTGGAAGTGATAACCATCTGGTTCTTGTGGATCTCCGGCCTTTA GGTATTGATGGAGCTCGAGTGGAGAAAATTCTTGACATGGCTTCTATCACCCTCAACAAGAACTCAGTACCTG gtgATAAAAGTGCTGTAGTGCCTGGTGGCATTCGCATTGGATCACCCGCCATGACAACAAGAGGATTCACTGAGAAAGAATTCATAGCTGTTGCAGACTATATTCATGAGGGTGTGCAGATAGCAATTGATGCTAAACGCGCAGCCTCAGGATCGAAGCTCCAAGATTTCATGAAGTTTGTAGCTTCCCCCGAATTCTCCCTAAAGGACCGAGTGTCAGATCTGCAGAGAAGAGTTGAAGCTCTTACCACCCAGTTCCCGTTGCCTGGAGTATAG